One Miscanthus floridulus cultivar M001 chromosome 11, ASM1932011v1, whole genome shotgun sequence DNA window includes the following coding sequences:
- the LOC136492655 gene encoding PHD finger-like domain-containing protein 5A, with product MAKHHPDLIMCRKQPGIAIGRLCEKCDGKCVICDSYVRPCTLVRVCDECNYGSFQGRCVICGGVGISDAYYCKECTQQEKDRDGCPKIVNLGSAKTDLFYERKKYGFKKR from the coding sequence ATGGCGAAGCATCATCCTGATCTCATCATGTGCCGGAAGCAGCCCGGCATCGCGATTGGTCGCTTGTGCGAGAAATGTGATGGCAAGTGTGTCATCTGCGACTCATACGTGCGCCCATGTACCCTTGTCCGGGTCTGCGATGAGTGCAACTATGGTTCATTCCAGGGAAGGTGTGTGATCTGCGGAGGAGTCGGCATCTCAGACGCCTACTACTGCAAGGAGTGTACCCAGCAGGAGAAGGACCGGGATGGTTGTCCCAAGATCGTCAATCTTGGAAGTGCCAAGACAGATCTCTTCTATGAGCGCAAGAAGTATGGTTTCAAGAAGAGATGA
- the LOC136492653 gene encoding zinc finger CCCH domain-containing protein 30-like, translating to MMGSRRSKRVSWATGANLCKVRLFLSEDSPSQAGLRPQDNLQAKGSWLMHAAGPSSDDSLPPGFESLQPTSDLKIDISQIPLIRWRCPPQILYNPDWLVVAGEESEEVALQNERMFGALEAIYPRPSNIPPNPLVTPDVKDSQFDDSRTQLVPLIPVEEDDASDQLEEPPVGLPSSYHQSDNKYDSAIFRAPQASDAPFTQPNGSINTTRSGVPVEPDAVAAASAAYTAIMQSNQMGNMIDQDLLIKILSDPAQIERLMKEYGALKHEQSTNSSVVPMVQGPPPQMTASVPVSFPDHTTTFHNINPTLPPPPVLNRLPPAIPSVTMNPPASSSQAISFPNGPTRGLNYYQTQIHQHGGERQEPLQQLGRQFAMHHQPVASQASTTDIVSSGTMTARDTKQRPTKPCAYFNSARGCRNGANCTFLHDVSAARKEQPKGSKRIKLDSRIAGWY from the exons ATGATGGGGTCGAGGCGCTCCAAGCGCGTTTCGTGGGCCACCGGGGCCAATCTCTGCAAG GTAAGGCTTTTTCTTTCAGAGGATTCCCCTTCTCAAGCTGGATTAAGACCGCAGGACAATCTCCAAGCAAAAGGCTCATGGTTAATGCATGCAGCTGGCCCAAGCTCAGATGATTCGCTGCCACCTGGCTTCGAATCGTTGCAGCCAACCAGCGATCTCAAAATTGACATATCCCAAATCCCTCTTATTAGGTGGAGATGCCCACCACAG ATATTGTATAATCCTGATTGGCTTGTTGTTGCTGGAGAAGAAAGTGAGGAGGTTGCCTTGCAGAATGAGAGGATGTTTGGAGCACTTGAGGCTATATATCCGCGGCCATCGAACATTCCTCCAAA CCCATTGGTTACTCCTGATGTGAAAGACTCTCAATTTGATGATTCCCGAACCCAGTTGGTTCCGTTGATCCCAGTTGAAGAGGATGATGCCTCTGACCAGTTGGAAGAACCACCTGTTGGTCTACCAAGTAGTTACCACCAGTCAGATAATAAGTATGACTCCGCAATATTCAGGGCCCCACAAGCCTCAGATGCTCCCTTTACACAGCCGAATGGTTCCATCAACACAACAAGGTCTGGTGTCCCTGTTGAGCCTGACGCAGTGGCTGCTGCATCTGCCGCTTACACTGCAATAATGCAAAGCAACCAAATGGGAAACATGATTGACCAAGATCTGCTTATCAAAATATTAAGTGACCCTGCCCAAATTGAGAGGTTGATGAAAGAATATGGTGCGCTTAAACATGAACAGTCAACCAACAGTTCTGTTGTCCCAATGGTGCAAGGTCCACCGCCCCAGATGACAGCTAGTGTTCCTGTCTCCTTTCCAGATCATACCACTACATTTCACAATATAAACCCTACACTGCCACCTCCACCAGTTCTGAATCGCCTACCTCCAGCTATTCCTTCAGTTACCATGAATCCCCCAGCAAGTTCAAGTCAAGCAATTAGTTTTCCAAATGGCCCAACCAGAGGTTTGAACTATTACCAGACCCAAATCCATCAGCATGGAGGGGAGAGGCAGGAGCCACTTCAACAGCTTGGAAGGCAGTTTGCAATGCATCACCAGCCTGTTGCGTCGCAGGCTAGTACCACTGATATTGTCAGCAGTGGTACTATGACAGCTAGGGATACTAAGCAAAGGCCTACGAAGCCTTGTGCTTACTTCAACAGCGCCAGAGGATGCCGGAACGGTGCGAACTGCACGTTTCTGCACGATGTGTCTGCCGCGAGGAAAGAACAGCCAAAGGGATCCAAAAGGATTAAGTTAGACAGCAGAATAGCTGGGTGGTATTGA
- the LOC136492654 gene encoding U11/U12 small nuclear ribonucleoprotein 25 kDa protein-like: protein MESFSTVAGAMDSGSGKPEEVAAYQSKEAKQARLQSMLAALLDDPILVDVPRKPSFADVDTLINLELGSAMRLTAVKLDNTSFEVAVLNSATVKDLKLAIRKKINEIEQEQMGHRHISWKHVWDNYCLTHHNEKLIDDNSALSAYGVRNNSKVCFSPHVMSRVHRKHSRRRKHRFFHGLSRKS from the exons ATGGAATCGTTCTCAACGGTGGCGGGAGCGATGGATTCGGGTTCCGGGAAGCCCGAGGAGGTGGCCGCTTACCAGAGCAAAGAGGCCAAGCAGGCGAGGCTTCAGTCCATGCTCGCCGCGCTCCTCGACGACCCCATACTCGTGGACGTCCCCAGGAAGCCCTCCTTCGCCGACGTAGACACGCTGATAAACCTGGAGCTCGGCAGCGCCATGAGGCTGACCGCTGTCAAGCTGGACAACACCTCCTTCG AGGTGGCGGTGTTGAATTCTGCCACTGTCAAGGATCTGAAGCTGGCTATCAGGAAGAAGATAAATGAGATAGAACAAGAGCAGATGGGGCATCGTCATATCTCATG GAAGCATGTCTGGGATAACTACTGCTTGACACATCACAATGAGAAATTGATAGATGACAATTCAGCACTTTCTGCTTATGGCGTTCGGAACAACTCTAAG GTCTGTTTCTCGCCGCACGTCATGTCCAGAGTACATCGGAAGCACTCAAGAAGAAGGAAACACCGCTTCTTCCATGGTCTTAGCAGGAAATCGTAA
- the LOC136490764 gene encoding WUSCHEL-related homeobox 1-like — MAANVGTGRSAGGGGAGGGTATGSVATAVCRPSGSRWTPTPEQIRILKELYYGCGIRSPNSEQIQRITAMLRQHGKIEGKNVFYWFQNHKARERQKRRLTNLDVNVPAAAAAGAADASTHLGVLSLSSPSGMSGAAPPSPTLGFYAGNGGAGSTVLLDTSSEWGGSAAMATETCFLQDYMGVMGTGSAGAAASPWACFSSSDTMAAAAARAPTVTRAPQTLPLFPTGGDDSQPRRPRHGVPVPAGETIRGGSLPFWGAAPTTASPTASATSVGIQQQHQLLQLQEQYTFYSNTTQLPGTGNQDASAAAAASLELSLSSWCSPYPAGTM, encoded by the exons ATGGCGGCCAATGTGGGCACGGGCAGGAGTGCGGGCGGCGGCGGAGCGGGAGGAGGCACTGCTACTGGCAGCGTGGCGACGGCGGTGTGCCGCCCCAGCGGCTCGCGGTGGACGCCGACGCCGGAGCAGATCAGGATACTCAAGGAGCTCTACTACGGCTGCGGCATCCGGTCGCCCAACTCGGAGCAGATCCAGCGCATCACCGCCATGCTGCGCCAGCACGGCAAGATCGAGGGCAAGAACGTCTTCTACTGGTTCCAGAACCACAAGGCCCGCGAGCGGCAGAAGCGCCGCCTCACCAACCTCGACGTCAACGtgcccgccgccgcagcagccggCGCGGCCGACGCCAGCACCCACCTCGGCGTGCTCTCGCTGTCGTCGCCTTCAGGTATGT CAGGCGCGGCGCCTCCCTCGCCCACCCTCGGCTTCTACGCCGGCAATGGCGGCGCCGGCTCAACCGTGCTGCTGGACACGAGTTCCGAATGGGGCGGCAGCGCTGCCATGGCCACTGAGACATGCTTCCTGCAG GACTACATGGGCGTGATGGGCACGGGCAGCGCGGGCGCCGCCGCGTCGCCGTGGGCGTGCTTCTCGTCGTCGGACACGATGGCGGCGGCCGCGGCACGGGCACCGACGGTGACGCGGGCGCCCCAGACGCTCCCTCTCTTCCCGACCGGCGGCGACGACAGCCAGCCCCGGCGCCCGCGGCACGGAGTCCCAGTTCCAGCAGGCGAGACCATCCGCGGCGGCAGTTTGCCGTTCTGGGGTGCCGCGCCCACAACTGCCAGTCCCACTGCCAGTGCCACTTCCGTTGGGATCCAGCAGCAACACCAGCTGCTGCAGCTGCAAGAGCAGTACACCTTTTACAGCAACACCACCCAGCTGCCCGGCACCGGCAACcaagatgcatcagcagcagcagcagcatccctGGAGCTCAGCCTCAGTTCCTGGTGCTCCCCTTACCCTGCAGGGACCATGTGA